The Candidatus Methylomirabilota bacterium genome includes the window GCCTCACAACTTCGCCGGGGGCAGCCCGCTGACCGTCAACGCCCTGGACGAGGCCGGCAACACCGCGGCCCGCGGGATCGCGACGGAAGTGCTGCCCCGGCGGTTCCGCCGTGACACGATCGACGTCAGCGAGGCCTTGCTGCAGGTCAAGGTGCCGGAGCTGTTGCCTCAGCACCCGGCCGGGCAGCCGCTCGTGGATGGTTTCCTGGTGATCAATCGCGATCAGCGTCGGCAGGCCGAGGAGGAAAAGCGGCGCCTGGCCAGGGGCACCGCCGACCGACCCCTGTGGAACGGGGCCTTCGTGCAGCCGAAGAACACGAAGGTCTTCTCGAACTTCGCCGAGACGCGGACCTACCGGTACCAGGGGCGGACCATCGACACCCAGATCCACTTCGGCTACGACCTGGCCTCCACCAAGCAGGCGGCCGTCCCCGCTGCCAACACCGGCGTGGTCCTCTTCGCCGGCCCGCTCACCATCTACGGCAACGCGGTCATCATCGACCACGGGCTGGGCCTCATGACCCTTTACGGCCATCTGTCGTCGATCGCGGTGAAAGTCGGCGACCAGGTGGCCAGGGGACAGCAGATCGGCCGCACAGGCACCACCGGTCTCGCCACCGGCGACCACCTGCACTACGAGGTCCTCGTCCACGGCATCTCGGTGACGCCGCTCGAGTGGTGGGACGCCAAGTGGATCCGCGATCGGATCGGGGCGCCGCTGGCCAGCGCGGGCGTCACCGCCGCCGCGGCAGGTTCTCGCTAGGCCCCTAGCGCGTCAGGCCCTGGGAAACACCCGATTGCCGAGCAGCGCCCGCGGCGGCACGTAGTCGCCAGCGACGCCCAGCAAGAGATCGACCAGCGCGGGTCGCCTGGCCAGGAGATGCGCGACGAGGTCGGCGAGCCCGCGACGCCGGACGACGAATTGCAGCGCCCGGGTAAAGCGCTCCTTGCCTCCGAACGCCGCGCGGCGGGCCCGCTCGTAGCCGGCGAGCGCGGCCCACGACCAGTCGCCCAGGCGGAAGGCTCGCGTCGCGGTTTCGGCGACAAGCTCGGCCGCCCGCAAGGCGCTGAACACCCCTTCCCCGGTGAACGGGTCATAGAAGCCGGCGGCATCGCCCACCAGGAGCACACCACCGTGTTGCGGCGGGGTGACCGTATAGGCCAGCGGCCCCATCGCCTGCACCGGCGCGCTCCAGGACGCGCCCGTCAGGCGCCGGGCCAGA containing:
- a CDS encoding M23 family metallopeptidase, translating into MPRRSRVKLGLLLLVVLVLAVMGGVSYLIWRQFVPGVRVTGAPPRAVGTRTSVKLLLEAARGNVAGAELRLVQGDAVTVVNRYEGQPAPRLELAATLAPGADIKEGAGRLEVWAGDDFWRPLPRTPRAAASYPVVVDFTPPKLEIIANTRYVAPGGAGLVVLRAGDATRADIRVGTFSFPTFAYGPPGTRVGLFALPHNFAGGSPLTVNALDEAGNTAARGIATEVLPRRFRRDTIDVSEALLQVKVPELLPQHPAGQPLVDGFLVINRDQRRQAEEEKRRLARGTADRPLWNGAFVQPKNTKVFSNFAETRTYRYQGRTIDTQIHFGYDLASTKQAAVPAANTGVVLFAGPLTIYGNAVIIDHGLGLMTLYGHLSSIAVKVGDQVARGQQIGRTGTTGLATGDHLHYEVLVHGISVTPLEWWDAKWIRDRIGAPLASAGVTAAAAGSR